From a region of the Triticum aestivum cultivar Chinese Spring chromosome 7D, IWGSC CS RefSeq v2.1, whole genome shotgun sequence genome:
- the LOC123164537 gene encoding uncharacterized protein has protein sequence MHSSSPSSSAVAYSSSSPSHLSPADGFLCVKEGVDEMIKHVANEPSLGLYFVQQHAQASMPILLDVKGKVTEKTREITLHTEDIEDSICAVRSMAEFGLPIADDMIKDINKSLKIMSKTQPKKGLIQNPIWGFQSDKSSEAWNDLDATNGGSSKNYLSSMLNTAKQKASSLRWPQTDFAMNDGVSEKSVSSTAQESSQAGGHGASTPSDAERDEVSISSRLLENKNAGTMNQGLSASDISHTAESYNKFKEEQELKLQEWLRESKEADDNRG, from the exons ATGCacagctcctccccctcctcctccgccgtcgCGTATTCTTCCTCGTCTCCATCACACCTCTCCCCAGCAGACGGCTTCCTCTGCG TGAAGGAGGGGGTCGACGAGATGATCAAGCACGTCGCCAATGAGCCCTCCCTCGGGCTCTACTTCGTCCAGCAGCACGCTCAGGCATCCATGCCCATCCTCCTTGACGTCAAG GGCAAGGTTACAGAAAAGACTCGTGAGATAACATTACACACTGAAGATATAGAGGATTCTATTTGTGCTGTGAGGTCCATGGCTGAGTTTGGACTTCCAATTGCTGATGATATGATAAAGGACATAAATAAATCTCTAAAGATAATGTCGAAGACCCAACCAAAGAAAGG GTTAATCCAGAACCCCATTTGGGGGTTCCAATCAGACAAAAGCTCGGAAGCATGGAACGATTTGGACGCAACTAATGGTGGAAGTAGCAAGAACTATTTGTCTTCCATGTTGAACACCGCAAAGCAAAAGGCATCGAGTCTCAGATGGCCACAGACTGATTTCGCTATGAACGATGGCGTTAGTGAGAAGTCAGTGTCATCTACAGCTCAGGAGTCGTCACAAGCCGGAGGACATGGTGCGTCAACACCCTCGGATGCAGAAAGGGACGAAGTCTCCATTTCAAGCCGATTGTTGGAAAATAAAAATGCAGGTACTATGAACCAGGGCCTGTCTGCTTCTGATATCTCCCACACGGCGGAGAGCTACAACAAGTTCAAAGAAGAACAGGAACTGAAACTGCAAGAGTGGCTCAGGGAGTCGAAAGAAGCTGACGATAATAGAGGTTGA